One Triticum dicoccoides isolate Atlit2015 ecotype Zavitan chromosome 4B, WEW_v2.0, whole genome shotgun sequence genomic window carries:
- the LOC119292055 gene encoding nucleotide pyrophosphatase/phosphodiesterase encodes MGMAHVALAAVLAMAAAAATVSASPALGVQPLSKIAIHKAAVHLDLHRSSAYVRATPAVLGGQDEDTVWVTVKYGWDNPTPDDWIAVFSPADFISGTCPNPERYPAEPLLCTAPIKYQYANYSANYLKGGKGTIRLQLINQRADFSFALFTGGLENPKLVSVSKAVVFKNPKAPVFPRLAQGKTHDEMTVTWTSGYDVSEAYPFVEWGMVGAAGTRTPAGTLTFNRGSMCGEPARTVGWREPGFIHTAFMRNLWPNKEYFYKIGHELSDGTVVWAKPYTFRAPPTPGQNSLQRIIVFGDMGKAERDGSNEFANYQPGSLNTTDRLIEDLDNYDIVFHIGDMPYANGYLSQWDQFTAQVAPISAKKAYMVASGNHERDWPNTGGFFDVEDSGGECGVPAETMYYYPAENRANFWYKVDYGMFRFCVADSEHDWREGTQQYKFIEECLSTVDRKHQPWLIFTAHRVLGYSSNSWYADQGSFEEPEGRESLQKLWQKYRVDIAYFGHVHNYERTCPLYQSQCVNNEKSHYSGTMNGTIFVVAGGGGSHLSEYTTAIPKWSIFRDHDYGFTKLTAFNHSSLLFEYMKSSDGKVYDSFTIHRDYRDVLSCVHDSCFPTTLAS; translated from the exons atggggatggcgCATGTCGCCCTGGCAGCGGTGCTGGccatggcggcagcggcggcgacggtgagcgcgTCGCCGGCCCTGGGGGTCCAGCCGCTGTCCAAGATCGCCATCCACAAGGCCGCCGTTCACCTTGACCTCCACCGCTCCTCCGCGTACGTGCGGGCGACGCCGGCAGTGCTCGGCGGCCAG GACGAGGACACTGTGTGGGTCACCGTCAAGTACGGCTGGGATAACCCTACCCCCGACGACTGGATCGCCGTCTTCTCCCCCGCCGATTTCAT CTCGGGCACGTGCCCTAACCCTGAGAGGTACCCCGCCGAGCCGCTGCTCTGCACGGCGCCTATCAAG TATCAGTACGCCAACTACTCGGCGAACTACCTCAAAGGTGGCAAGGGCACCATCCGGCTCCAGCTCATCAACCAGCGCGCCGACTTCTCCTTCGCCCTCTTCACCGGCGGCCTCGAAAAC CCgaagctggtgtcggtgtcaaaggcGGTGGTGTTCAAGAACCCCAAGGCGCCGGTGTTCCCGCGGCTGGCGCAGGGCAAGACCCACGACGAGATGACCGTGACGTGGACCAGCGGCTACGACGTCAGCGAGGCCTACCCGTTCGTGGAGTGGGGCATGGTCGGCGCCGCCGGCACGCGCACGCCCGCCGGGACGCTCACCTTCAACCGCGGCAGCATGTGCG GCGAGCCGGCGCGAACGGTTGGGTGGAGAGAACCCGGGTTCATCCACACGGCGTTCATGAGGAACCTGTGGCCCAACAAAGA GTACTTCTACAAGATTGGGCATGAGCTCTCCGACGGAACCGTGGTGTGGGCTAAGCCCTACACCTTCCGGGCACCGCCAACCCCCGGCCAGAACTCGCTGCAGCGCATCATCGTCTTCGGTGACATGGGAAAG GCGGAGAGGGACGGATCAAACGAGTTCGCCAACTACCAGCCAGGGTCGCTCAACACGACGGATAGGTTGATTGAAGATCTGGACAACTACGACATCGTCTTCCACATCGGCGACATGCCCTACGCTAACGGGTACCTCTCGCAGTGGGACCAGTTCACCGCACAGGTTGCCCCCATCAGCGCCAAAAAGGCCTACATGGTTGCAAG TGGCAACCACGAGAGGGACTGGCCCAACACCGGTGGGTTTTTCGACGTCGAGGACTCTGGCGGCGAATGCGGCGTGCCCGCCGAGACCATGTACTACTACCCAGCCGAAAACAGAGCAAACTTTTG GTACAAGGTGGACTATGGGATGTTCCGGTTCTGCGTGGCGGACTCGGAGCACGACTGGCGGGAGGGGACTCAACAGTACAAGTTCATCGAGGAATGCCTCTCCACGGTGGACCGCAAGCACCAGCCGTGGCTCATCTTCACGGCGCACAGGGTGCTCGGCTACTCCTCCAACTCGTGGTACGCCGACCAGGGCTCCTTCGAGGAGCCAGAGGGCCGGGAGAGCCTGCAGAAACTGTGGCAGAAGTACCGCGTCGACATTGCCTACTTCGGCCACGTCCACAACTACGAGCGTACATGCCCGCTCTACCAGAGCCAGTGCGTCAACAACGAGAAGAGCCACTACTCGGGCACCATGAACGGGACCATCTTCGTCGTGGCCGGCGGCGGCGGTAGCCACCTGTCGGAGTACACCACGGCGATCCCCAAGTGGAGCATATTCAGGGATCACGACTACGGGTTCACCAAGCTGACGGCCTTCAACCACTCGTCGCTTTTGTTTGAGTACATGAAGAGCAGCGATGGCAAGGTctacgactccttcaccatccacAGGGACTACCGTGACGTGCTCAGCTGCGTGCACGACAGTTGCTTCCCCACCACACTCGCTAGCTGA